A segment of the Apteryx mantelli isolate bAptMan1 chromosome 13, bAptMan1.hap1, whole genome shotgun sequence genome:
AAACTGGTATGTGGGGAAGAACTTCTGTGCTTTATTTCTGATTGTCTGTATAATATGTACATACAAGCTTTCCATGCCTCTGCCACTTGAAGGAATAAAATTCTAGTCTATATGACctttaaagtaaaaacaaaactgttacaTTCTGCACTTTCCAATACCTGCTCACTGAAACTTGAGGCATTGTCCCTTCACCACACTGCCTTATTGTTGGTATGTCTGCTTTTCTGTACAAAAGAGTAACGTAGGTATAGATATGTAAAAAGATAAGGCACTTGATGCTTAAACAAGTAGTGATGTGCTAGCTGAgagtttttctttaactttttaaaaaaatatttctacttcTAGAGCTAGTGCCCTATCCAGCGCTGTTTCCACGCTTGCCAGCACAGGCATGTCATTTAGCAGGATGGAtgagaaagagaagcagcaggCGTTGGAAGAGGAACAAGTTAGACTGCAGGCACTTAAGGTACTATATCTTTAAAAAGATTATATTCCAAGATTTTTCACTAGATACAAGTTAAAACCAGGGTTGGtttaagcctgtgtgtgtgtggactCTAAGAGAGGCAAAGACTTCTCTCTATAGGTGTGGTGGTTGCCAACGTATGGTGACCTTCTACCCAGGAGTATGATTTGAATAGCTGGCAACTGAAATGGGTCATTTATATTCTTCTTTTCAGGAGATTGGAGTCTATATCTCAAAGATTCATGAAATGGGTATACAAGAGTTCTAGGTCTTGTCACAACAGTTGAGCGTACACTGTTGCTATTATAGGACTGTTTATTGctagatgagattttttttttcctccctgtgaaGTATGAAATGATGGTTTAGCCTGATTCTTCAGCCATGTTGCTCATAATGAGAGCACAAGCTATTTTTCTGTCCATACTTAACTGTTGTCAGGTATGGTTTTACAACTTAACTTGCGAAACCTTTTCAAATCTTGGGTATTTAGGTGTAATCTATGGACTTACATACACATTTGTCCATACACATTTGAAAGAAAACCCACTGTGTTCTCTCCTCTGGGTTCCTTAATGCTCTCTTTCCTTTGTTCATTCATTGGTACTTGTTGAGTTGTCCTCCTAGCAACATCCTTCTCTTAAGGCCTTAATCCTGGTCCTTCTGGTTTTTACCTGTTTATCACTATTTCCTGAGGAAGTGCACAGTATAATCTAGAACAGGACAAGATACTGTTTCTCTCACTGAAAGCTGAATCAGGACTGAAGAGTTAgtaaattaatgaaattaaatttcaAACTGTATATCTTATCTTTCAGGAGCAGCGATTAAGAGAGATTTCTGTGGTATCAAATTCCACTTCCACATCAGCATCTCCAAGCACCTTATCAGGAAAAAGCGTGAATACCACTGCAGCTGTTGACCTTTTTGCTGTACCAGCACCCACAACAAATAGGTGAGAGAGCATTTGCTTTCTGAAGCAAGCATAAATGATATTGGCCAGGTAGCTCTGTAGTCAAGTGCAAAGCACTAATCCTAGTAAAGGGATATACTCTTCACAAATAACCTTTTGCTGATGATCACCTGGTGTATTCACATGGGCTTTGGTATCACTCAATAAGTGCTTAATTACCTGGTCTTGTTCTGCACCATTATTCTTAACTGGCTcccagtgaaaaggaaaaaagtcaggTCAGCACAAGTTTGTGCATAGCATAAGAATACAATGCCTTTTATGTATCTTCATGTTCCCATCTCTCTCTATCCCTCTTCAGCATGCCCAACCTTTCTAGTGATCTTTTTGATCTTCAGCCTGCATTTGTTCCAACTGTACAGAGTACTCCAGCTATAGCAACATCAGCAAGCAGTGCATGGGGAGGTAAGCTGTGATTTTACTGTCTAAAGGATGGGTGAATTCTTAGAATACAAGAATATTATCTCATGATAAAGCACAGGTTCATGCTTAACTGAACCTACAGCTTAAACCGTAATTACTCTGCATCCAAATACTTCTATCCTTGATAGAGTATAAAACAAGTCATCTGAAAGCTCTGGCAGACTGTtccagagattttatttttttttacatgcatTACAGTAGTGACAATGTGCAGTGGATAGAATGAAGGAGGTATTCAACAAAGGGGAGGGGAAGACTAGTTGTAACCAATAATGAAAGTCCAAATATGCTGAGAAATATAATGAAGCAGATGTAACTGAAGCAGATGTAACTGAAAGGATGCTGTACTAGTATCTCCTTTAAGagatatttaatgtatttttcattaaaaatatattcataacTTCAAGGTACCTATTGCAAAGCTGCTGTTCCCAGTTTCATGGGGATAGTGTTCTCTATACCATCACCCATTCCTCCAAAGAATAATCAggataagattaaaaaaatacccATTAAACTGAAGTAAGGCAAAGGTAACACCATTACAAGTGTTAGTATTCTAATGAGTGGATCTGATATGCTTAAGTGCTATTTAAAAGGCATATTCCTAAAGCCTAGAATGTAATCCCTGACTATTCTTTTTACTGATTAGTGTTCTGTTCTTCTCCCCTTCCTACCTCATGGAAGTACTAGAATTATACTTTCCCTAAATAGAGAACTGTTAGGTTTTTCATCTGAAactaagaatttttattttaattgggcTGGTCAGTAGGTGAAAAATCTACTGCTTGACTTCTAATTCTAGAAACTCTCATGTACAATCATTTCggtctatttttcttctctgctatttGTATTCTCTTTTCTTTACCTCTGCTGCATCTGAAAGGTCCTTTCTCGTCCTCAAATGGTTGTGTTGGTTCTCCACCTCATCTGGACATCTTTGACATGAAGCCAGTTGAAGAAGCTGTAAAATCTACCACCCCTTTCATCAGTTCTGCCCTTTCCTCCAAACAAACAGTGGAACTGTTTagtggtaattaaaaaaaaaaaaaaaaaatctaatttctttCCAACTGGAGATAATACTACTAATAAACTGTGTTGTGTAGTCTTTTTGTGGTTTGAACCAATCTTCACTTTTTGCTAGCAAGTGAAAATAGTGTATTAATTCCTGAGGTATTAACAAAACATGTGTTTCCCTAAAGTTTTATTTCTAGATTTGAAAGAATCCATTATCTTGTTCAGCTTGGCCAAGCTAGGTATCCTAAGACTTGTATCTCAGCTAGACTTTTTGCTGATTTCTGTtaaactggaacttttttttggTGATAGGCAATGCAAGAGTTAACTAACACTTTTCAGATTTGCtgaataagaatttttttcctattcctaAAAATTCTTAAATTATAGTTGCAGACTTGGTTTTTggattttcccttccttttctctcttaatctgatcttattttcttcttcctttttttcatgaagatgacttttgtGGTCATAAACCTGCATATACCTCTGTGTATCATCCTCTGACTGTTGATGGTAATTTGATTTTTAACCTTCTGATTTCACTGTAATGAGTGGTATCTACTCAATGGGTGTATCTGATTTACTCTGAATTTCTTGTTTAGGGTTTCCTCTTCATTCAGCTCCTCCAAGTACCACCTCTTCAGCAATTAATGCAGACTTTGATGCTGTTTTTGGAGGAAAATCTACTGCACCAGAATACAGGACTACTAGTGGTAAAAGCTACCTTATAACTGACCTACATCCTGCAGGCTACAGTTGCCTAACAATTTAGCATGACTGCTGTTACAATGCAGAAATTAATAACTTAATCCATTTGCAAGCTGAATAACATAGGGCTGATAAGATAATAGACAATCAGTTTAATTGTAGTTATTTGATTTAAAATTAGCTCTGAGTAATCTTATACTGTGTAataactctttctctctctctttttggggGGAATAAACTTCAAATGTGGCCCATCGGATATTTGTTAATGGGTAAGATTATGTTCTCTTTTTCTAGTGCTTATGACTTCAGTGTTTTCTCTTGATATGTGATAATAAGTTCCCCCTAAGTTTGTTGAGAGGCATTGTACttacaaataaaatgcaaagctAGTTAAGTGTATGCTTTGCATAAATAACTTAATTGTCTTTCTGCTGGTTGATATTATTTTGCCTCAAAGTTCTTGTGAATGTATAACAAAGGAACTCTTGGGTACGTTTGAGATACTAGCGGTATTGTGAAACTACAGCTATATTTCTTACAAGAAATTACACTTTGAAACTATcttgaatgtctttttttttccttcttgagtTTCAGGAGGGATTtagcttaatttaaaaatatcaccAGTTACTGTTGAAGTAAAATTGGACAGTGTACTAAATATAATactccagaaagaaggagaggTTAAACTATGCTTCTGCCTAAGCCTTAAACACTTCTGGCATGTTGATCTTCCACatataaatattcagaaaaacCTACTGATAGTGTTATATAAGGAAGATGCCTCCCTGGCTTATGAATTTCTTTCAATAAATGCATTGTACTGTTTTGataacagttgtttttttttatgttcttgcTTTTATGTCTTGGTTTAGCATTTCTAGATGACGTATTGCAACCCACAGTACCCCCACAAAGTCAGAGAACTGCTTTAGCCAATCAGCAAAGTGGAAAAATTTTGGCAAATGATCTTGATTCTTCACTTGCTAATCTTGTGGGAAGTaagtatgaagctttaaaattttattttcccatttgctactgaaaacaaaacaagactttCCCCCCATCCCCCAAATATATTTGGTGATTTTATGcaagtgtttgtttttctccaccCAGATCTTGGCTTCGGAGGAACTCCATCCAAAAAGTAAGTGAATATATCTATTTAATACTCTCGTATGACTGATAATCTGTAGTACATTTTACCGACACTGACATAGCAAGAATCTCAGCTCTGGAAAGCAATCTGCTATCAAGAACAGTGTTGAAACAATGAGTTAATATGGTCAATTATCATAACGTGGGCAAACTTAACATTTAAAGTAGTATGCTTTAGTTTTGCAGttgcagtatttttatttaaatatttctgtgagcAGCCATAAAAATGTCTTGCAGTTATATATAAACTCTTCTGAATCATACAGTACAGTGCAGTGGATGATAGGGAGTTTACTTTTAATATAAAACAGAATCCCAAAACCTCATATTCTCTGGAATAGAGATACAAGCAATTATTGAAATAAATCTTGAGTATTTCTACCACCTGTAGATTTCAACTGCCTACATCTAttacaaaacatgttttttttccctgttttccagTATATCGTTGTTACTATTTACCTGCTGGCCCTATGTGAAAACTAATATTACAGTTTCATTTTTAGATCAGATATGCAGTGGACCCAGCCTACAGAGAAGAAACTTACTGGTGGAACAAACTGGCAAGCGAAAACAAGCACATCAACCACATGGAACCCTACTCCCTTACCCGCTATTCCACATATGGTAATTTCTGTGCCATTGAAATCATACTTCTTACTAGCAAATGCCTTTTTTCCTTCAtgaattaatttaaaagaaatagcaAAGGTTGCTTTGGACAAGACTGAGAAAAACCTGCTTGTAAGATCATTTCACAGACTGAATGAGATGGAGATACTAGTACACTTTACTTGCTCTCACAGTAAAACTTGTCCATTAGACTTCTTGGGGGGAGGGAAAAATCCAGCCTCTCACTTGTGACAGCTCTAAAttaataagtgtttttttttttttttttttaactgaaacaaatggccctccctcccttcccagcaCAAAGATGCACCTTTAAGAATCCTAAGAACCTGTTTCAAGGCCAAATAACTACTGTTCCTTTTGGATTTTGTTCCCTCTGCTCGTTACATGGGACGCTACTGCATCTTAACCCCCTCAAGGCACCTTAATTATCAGTTCAGGTAGCACTTCAGAATTTTTGATCATGCTTAACAGCAACTTCAGCACATTTTGAACATAATACCAAATACTGGGTGAAAGTTATAGGATTATTTAATTTGCAGAATGTTGGTTTTCTGGAGTAATGTTTGTAGGCAACTGACTCTTGTGCTATGCTTTTTAAGAgctttttccagtattttctgtTCAAATATTTGTACAAATATCAATCACTTCTACTTCCCTCCAAGGCAGCTGTATTTCAGAATGTTTACCTCAGCTTTATGTACAACTAGAGTAATTGCAGTGTTTGCTATGAATTTTGGAATGCTTCTGACTTTATTTTCCAGTGCAAATAGTTTTgtcctaaatcttttttttttcccccagcttaTATGGGTATGCTCAGTCAAAATTCATAAAGCTAAATTGGCtattaaatacatatttgaacttgaaaccaaaataaaaaaattcagattAGAGAATATCTCAGTTGTGTAGTACTTGTGTGATTTCAGTTTATAATTTGTGCGTGAGACTTCTGAGATcgtaaaaatatttctatccccTCTTGGTTGCTCTAGAACATGTTATGTTAGAGTGCTGATATATTCTGGTTTTGGAAGATGCTTATCTGTGGGACACCATAGCACATATTAACTGCTGTATGTTTGGGttgtgtgtggtggttttttctTTCACATGTTCTTGTCTTATGCTTTCTGGTTTAAGCTTATGTTTTGAGGTCTTTATGCCATGTATCAGCTCACTTGGTTGCTAGGAAGTCCAACAATTAATGATCCAAAGAACTACCTTAGCTGTGAGCTATCTTTGAAATCAGTGCCCCAGCAGCTGGAATGGCCTAAGTGTCCTGGCTTGGTCCATGGCATTCAGAGACTCTAGTAATCCTCAGCCTCACATATACTCTTTCATAGCAAAGTACTTTAACTAGCACTTCaggttttttaaatataattaattaGCACTACTTAATAATGCATGGCAATATGAAGTGCATGCATCATAGTGCCTATAAACATAACCCAGGTTATGGGTTAACTTATACCAGGGTAAGatgctttttgtttctctttcttgttctttgtaTTGTGATATATTGCAGGCATCAGAATTAAATTTAGTATGCGAGCAATATTTTGGCTGACTAGACATCCATTGCTATTCATTTCTTGGACTGACTGGTCACTGGCTTCCTTGTTTCTCTATACCTTCCTTGCACATAGTAGGAGAAAGGAGGACTACTGCATGCCTTCCAAAAAGCTTCTCGCCCAAATGTTCATGCAAGCAATATAATCAAATATGGCCAGATTTAGTAAAAGTTCTATTTTTGCTGTAAATCTTGTAAGTAATAGCCTCCTAGGTAGGGAGCCTATCAAAGTTACCAGGCACAGTTACTAATGTTACTGTCCttgcgcctccccccccccccccacccagttTGAATTGTTCTAATTAGTGACTTTAGCATAGTTGTAGATAGTTTTGGTACTGGACTTTAGTCTATCCCTTGGTTAGAATTTCACTTTGACCTCTTAAATAATTTTCTGTCCTTACTCCTTTTGCCCTGCCAGAATGGAGTACATTATCCTGGATATGTAAGTCAATTTCTTGTAAATGTTAGCTATTTTGagtgttaaaaaatattttgtatagtTTTGTGCAAGTTACTAGTAGGCATGAGCTTATCTAAAAGacatcaaaaatttttttgattgAAGGTACCTGCTTCTATTGCATACCCAGTGACCACACCTCAAGTGCCTGTATATGGAATGGTAAGGAACTTGCCTGTTTTGTACTCCTGAAAACAGGGTTGTTTTTACTTCAGTGTATGTTATGACAAGAATTACTATGTTTGATTTGTCCTGCAGCTTGTGTATTGTTTCATAAGGTCAATATTGTGTGAAATTGGATAGTTTTTTCACATCGTACATTGGAAGACATTATTCTAAATTTTATACAGCAAGTTTTCTTAAAAGCTGTGACttaactctgtgtgtgtatatctgtgtTCTTATTTGTTACTGTGCTTATAATGGAAAAAGATGTAGCTTCTAGAATAAAGTGGATTTGTATATACTACTTGTCTAACATCTGTTTCCCTTTTGCTTGTAGGTACCTCCTCAGATTGGAGCTGCTCCTTTGATGGCACCGCAGTCAGTGATGTATACGCAGCCTGGTCTAAGGCCAACAAACCCTTTTGCACCAGTTTCTGGAACTCAGGTGAACGGTTCTCTTCAATCTTAGGCTCATACTGAAACTTCAGTCTTAGTAAAAGAAACTAAATGTCTTGTTTCATGATGGGCTATTAACATCTATTTCTGCTTCTGAGAAAGTGAGGGGTTCCTCAGTCAGGGGCAGCAGGCTTTTGCAGGTGAGAAAATATACAGATGATGAAAGCATGCAGCcagaggaagcaaggaagaagtaCAAATGGAGAGCAACAGAAACATGGCTAGCTTCTCACTGTGCCCATGTTAAGAAAATGGGAGCGGAGAATGAGTCTAGAACTTAAGACTTCTTATGACATTATCTGGATACTTGGTTCAGTCACGCTGGCTATGGCAGTGGTGAAAGGTTTCTGGAAGATTGGGTTGAACTGTGAAGTAAAGAAAGGCAGGGACAGGAGACTATTCAAGTGAAAGGAACTGTGTACTCCTGTCACCTAGATACATCTAGATGCATTGTTCTTAGTGCTCTTTGGGATTTGTGTTGGGGGGTTGTGgtggggttttctgttttgttttggggttgggagttttttttgtttgttttttgaagtgaCAAAACCCATAGTCCCAACTTACAGATAACAAGGCACTTGCATAGGTTCATACCTCTAAAACACTGAGAAACCATGTGTTATGAAGTGGCATTAACAATATGTAACTTCTACTTTACAGATACAGTTTATGTAAAGCCGCCAAAGCAGCAAGATGTGTGAACAACCAAATACTGgtaaaaagaaaagactgaatttCATTCTTCCCGTGATGTATTCTTGAACAGGGCAACTGTTTCTCCCCTGTATAATATAATATTAATTTGAATTGCAATGCTTTAGAGATTCTTGTTTATAACAGTCATTGTGGTATGAAATCATGTTTGTTAACTGATTTTTAGACTGTTCAATAGGAAACTGTAATCTTTGAGGTCAACTCAGCTTTGAAGATGAGAATCCAACTTGCACCTTCTGAGAAGAGGGTTATGTGATTGCTTTGCAATCTTATTCATCAGTGGATTGCCTGTAGGAAGTTAACTGAGAATGTCATAAATCCTATTTATTTTCTCCATAAGTTCTGTGGCTGTTTTAACCAAGACACAACTCAAATGAAGTTGAGCAATAAAACTTTCATATGCTCTAATAAATACTCTGATAGAGTAATGCTTGCATTATCATAAGGCCAATATTGTATGAAATCAGACAGCTTTTTCACATTAGCATAGCTTATAATAATTCATAAACTCTATAATGTGAGTTTTAAATGCTGTGAATCAAcaagaaatatatatgtatattttatatatataatgaaaataataaattgctCCATTGGCATAATGTCAGTGTTACATGGCTAGCTGAAAGGGCCAGGCTCTGACATGGGCTAAAGGTCTTGTTTCAGAGTAGGGAAAGAAGTATGTAGCTTTTGTTGCAGTGAAAGCATATACCCCAACAGCAGCAAACTGGAGCAATTAGAAGATCTTGTTGCTAACTGCAGAAGAGGTGAGAGATgtaactgtttttatttttaaagttcagtTCATTAgttcaaaaaaaagcaaaccttgCAATAGTGCTGACACTTCAGAACTGGTAACTATATTAAAATTGTCCCAGCCATAGAGAACAGCTTGTGCTTCTTTTCTGAAACGAGAACCTACTTGCAAACCATAcagaagtaattattttaaa
Coding sequences within it:
- the LOC106482667 gene encoding phosphatidylinositol-binding clathrin assembly protein-like isoform X1, with amino-acid sequence MSGQSITDRITAAQHSVTGSAVAKAVCKATTHEVMGPKKKHLDYLIQCTNEMNVNIPQLADTLFERTANSSWVVVFKALITTHHLMMYGNERFIQYLASRNTLFNLNNYLDKSAMQGYDMSTFIRRYSRYLNEKALSYRLVAVDFTKMKRGIDGVMRTMNAEKLLKTLPIIQNQLDALLDFDANPNELTNGVINAAFMLLFKDSIRLFAAYNEGIINLLEKYFDMKKNQCKEGLDIYKKFLARMTRLSEFLKVAEQVGIDQGDIPDLTQAPSSLLEALEQHLASLEGKKTKEVSAASRASALSSAVSTLASTGMSFSRMDEKEKQQALEEEQVRLQALKEQRLREISVVSNSTSTSASPSTLSGKSVNTTAAVDLFAVPAPTTNSMPNLSSDLFDLQPAFVPTVQSTPAIATSASSAWGGPFSSSNGCVGSPPHLDIFDMKPVEEAVKSTTPFISSALSSKQTVELFSDDFCGHKPAYTSVYHPLTVDGFPLHSAPPSTTSSAINADFDAVFGGKSTAPEYRTTSDDVLQPTVPPQSQRTALANQQSGKILANDLDSSLANLVGNLGFGGTPSKKSDMQWTQPTEKKLTGGTNWQAKTSTSTTWNPTPLPAIPHMVPASIAYPVTTPQVPVYGMVPPQIGAAPLMAPQSVMYTQPGLRPTNPFAPVSGTQIQFM
- the LOC106482667 gene encoding phosphatidylinositol-binding clathrin assembly protein-like isoform X3, with amino-acid sequence MSGQSITDRITAAQHSVTGSAVAKAVCKATTHEVMGPKKKHLDYLIQCTNEMNVNIPQLADTLFERTANSSWVVVFKALITTHHLMMYGNERFIQYLASRNTLFNLNNYLDKSAMQGYDMSTFIRRYSRYLNEKALSYRLVAVDFTKMKRGIDGVMRTMNAEKLLKTLPIIQNQLDALLDFDANPNELTNGVINAAFMLLFKDSIRLFAAYNEGIINLLEKYFDMKKNQCKEGLDIYKKFLARMTRLSEFLKVAEQVGIDQGDIPDLTQAPSSLLEALEQHLASLEGKKTKEVSAASRASALSSAVSTLASTGMSFSRMDEKEKQQALEEEQVRLQALKEQRLREISVVSNSTSTSASPSTLSGKSVNTTAAVDLFAVPAPTTNSMPNLSSDLFDLQPAFVPTVQSTPAIATSASSAWGGFPLHSAPPSTTSSAINADFDAVFGGKSTAPEYRTTSDDVLQPTVPPQSQRTALANQQSGKILANDLDSSLANLVGNLGFGGTPSKKSDMQWTQPTEKKLTGGTNWQAKTSTSTTWNPTPLPAIPHMVPASIAYPVTTPQVPVYGMVPPQIGAAPLMAPQSVMYTQPGLRPTNPFAPVSGTQIQFM
- the LOC106482667 gene encoding phosphatidylinositol-binding clathrin assembly protein-like isoform X4 codes for the protein MQGYDMSTFIRRYSRYLNEKALSYRLVAVDFTKMKRGIDGVMRTMNAEKLLKTLPIIQNQLDALLDFDANPNELTNGVINAAFMLLFKDSIRLFAAYNEGIINLLEKYFDMKKNQCKEGLDIYKKFLARMTRLSEFLKVAEQVGIDQGDIPDLTQAPSSLLEALEQHLASLEGKKTKEVSAASRASALSSAVSTLASTGMSFSRMDEKEKQQALEEEQVRLQALKEQRLREISVVSNSTSTSASPSTLSGKSVNTTAAVDLFAVPAPTTNSMPNLSSDLFDLQPAFVPTVQSTPAIATSASSAWGGPFSSSNGCVGSPPHLDIFDMKPVEEAVKSTTPFISSALSSKQTVELFSDDFCGHKPAYTSVYHPLTVDGFPLHSAPPSTTSSAINADFDAVFGGKSTAPEYRTTSDDVLQPTVPPQSQRTALANQQSGKILANDLDSSLANLVGNLGFGGTPSKKSDMQWTQPTEKKLTGGTNWQAKTSTSTTWNPTPLPAIPHMVPASIAYPVTTPQVPVYGMVPPQIGAAPLMAPQSVMYTQPGLRPTNPFAPVSGTQIQFM
- the LOC106482667 gene encoding phosphatidylinositol-binding clathrin assembly protein-like isoform X2 — its product is MSGQSITDRITAAQHSVTGSAVAKAVCKATTHEVMGPKKKHLDYLIQCTNEMNVNIPQLADTLFERTANSSWVVVFKALITTHHLMMYGNERFIQYLASRNTLFNLNNYLDKSAMQGYDMSTFIRRYSRYLNEKALSYRLVAVDFTKMKRGIDGVMRTMNAEKLLKTLPIIQNQLDALLDFDANPNELTNGVINAAFMLLFKDSIRLFAAYNEGIINLLEKYFDMKKNQCKEGLDIYKKFLARMTRLSEFLKVAEQVGIDQGDIPDLTQAPSSLLEALEQHLASLEGKKTKEVSAASRASALSSAVSTLASTGMSFSRMDEKEKQQALEEEQVRLQALKEQRLREISVVSNSTSTSASPSTLSGKSVNTTAAVDLFAVPAPTTNSMPNLSSDLFDLQPAFVPTVQSTPAIATSASSAWGGPFSSSNGCVGSPPHLDIFDMKPVEEAVKSTTPFISSALSSKQTVELFSGFPLHSAPPSTTSSAINADFDAVFGGKSTAPEYRTTSDDVLQPTVPPQSQRTALANQQSGKILANDLDSSLANLVGNLGFGGTPSKKSDMQWTQPTEKKLTGGTNWQAKTSTSTTWNPTPLPAIPHMVPASIAYPVTTPQVPVYGMVPPQIGAAPLMAPQSVMYTQPGLRPTNPFAPVSGTQIQFM